In Rhizobium sp. N324, a single genomic region encodes these proteins:
- a CDS encoding FadR/GntR family transcriptional regulator: METNERQGGAESPGIERRPRVRRNVTAAIAQDICAERYPSGSPLPRENDLCELYGVSRTVIRESLKVLESKGLVRGKPRIGTTVCDRDDWNILDADVLDWIGPYIKDFDLLGCILEARRTIEPAAAEYAAERASAQEIADLDKAWRQMRDSAGDPEGFTDADVMFHTVLLTASHNQVFRRLSSAIHAALKYALHASNIGVENREDAVLVHGQLVEALRMRDKAGARDCANRMLDLAVRDLAAAEKAIGRTK, encoded by the coding sequence TTGGAAACAAACGAGCGACAGGGCGGGGCCGAAAGCCCCGGTATCGAGCGCCGCCCGCGTGTACGCCGCAACGTGACAGCGGCGATCGCTCAGGATATCTGCGCGGAGCGTTATCCCTCGGGCTCGCCGCTGCCCCGCGAAAACGATCTCTGCGAACTCTACGGCGTCAGCCGCACCGTCATCCGCGAATCGTTGAAAGTGCTGGAATCCAAGGGGCTCGTCCGCGGCAAGCCGCGCATCGGAACCACCGTCTGCGACAGAGACGATTGGAATATTCTGGATGCAGACGTGCTCGATTGGATAGGTCCTTATATCAAGGACTTCGACCTGCTCGGCTGCATTCTCGAAGCCCGCCGCACCATCGAGCCGGCAGCGGCCGAATATGCCGCCGAGCGCGCCAGCGCCCAGGAGATCGCCGATCTCGACAAGGCCTGGCGGCAGATGCGCGACAGTGCCGGCGACCCGGAAGGCTTCACCGACGCCGATGTCATGTTCCATACGGTGCTGCTCACCGCCAGCCACAACCAGGTCTTCCGCCGCCTGTCGAGCGCCATTCACGCGGCGCTGAAATATGCGCTGCACGCCTCCAACATCGGCGTCGAGAATCGTGAGGATGCGGTGCTCGTCCACGGCCAACTGGTCGAGGCCCTGCGCATGCGCGACAAGGCTGGCGCCCGCGACTGCGCCAACCGCATGCTCGATCTTGCGGTGCGCGATCTCGCCGCCGCCGAAAAGGCGATCGGCAGAACGAAATGA
- the dgoD gene encoding galactonate dehydratase, with the protein MKITKLTTYIVPPRWLFLKIETDEGIVGWGEPVVEGRALTVKAAVHELEDYLIGKDPFLIEDHWTVMYRGGFYRGGAAHMSAISGIDQALWDIKGKALGQPIHSLLGGQLRDRIKVYSWIGGDRPADVANNAREVVARGFQAIKLNGCEEMQIVDTNEKVEKAVETIAAIREAIGPHIGIGVDFHGRVHKPMAKVLAKELEPYKLMFIEEPVLSENKEALRDIVNHTSTPIALGERLYSRWDFKQVLADGYVDIIQPDLSHAGGITECRKIAAMAEAYDVALAPHCPLGPIALAACLQVDAVSYNAFIQEQSLGIHYNTGNDILDYISNKEVFHYADGFVSIPQGPGLGIEVDEAYVIERAKEGHRWRNPIWRHADGSFAEW; encoded by the coding sequence ATGAAGATCACCAAACTCACCACCTATATCGTTCCGCCGCGCTGGCTGTTTTTGAAGATCGAGACCGACGAGGGCATTGTGGGCTGGGGCGAACCGGTCGTCGAAGGCCGCGCGCTGACCGTCAAGGCCGCCGTCCACGAACTGGAAGATTATCTGATCGGCAAGGACCCCTTCCTGATCGAGGACCATTGGACGGTGATGTATCGCGGCGGCTTCTATCGCGGTGGTGCTGCCCATATGAGCGCGATCTCCGGCATCGACCAGGCGCTGTGGGACATCAAGGGCAAGGCCCTCGGCCAGCCGATCCATTCCCTGCTCGGCGGCCAGCTGCGCGACCGCATCAAGGTCTATTCCTGGATCGGCGGCGACCGTCCTGCCGATGTCGCCAACAATGCCAGGGAGGTGGTCGCCCGCGGCTTCCAGGCGATCAAGCTCAACGGCTGCGAGGAGATGCAGATCGTCGACACCAATGAGAAGGTGGAGAAGGCAGTCGAAACCATCGCCGCCATCCGCGAGGCGATCGGACCGCATATCGGCATCGGCGTCGATTTCCACGGCCGCGTGCACAAGCCGATGGCCAAGGTGCTCGCCAAGGAACTCGAGCCCTACAAGCTGATGTTCATCGAGGAGCCGGTGCTTTCGGAAAACAAGGAAGCGCTGCGCGATATCGTCAACCATACCTCGACGCCGATCGCACTCGGCGAGCGGCTCTATTCGCGCTGGGACTTCAAGCAGGTGCTTGCTGACGGCTATGTCGATATCATCCAGCCCGATCTTTCGCATGCCGGCGGCATCACCGAATGCCGCAAGATCGCGGCGATGGCCGAAGCCTACGACGTGGCGCTGGCGCCGCATTGCCCGCTCGGCCCGATCGCGCTCGCCGCCTGCCTGCAGGTCGATGCCGTCAGCTACAATGCCTTCATCCAGGAACAGAGCCTCGGCATCCACTACAACACCGGCAACGACATCCTCGACTACATCTCCAACAAGGAGGTGTTCCACTATGCCGATGGTTTCGTCTCGATCCCGCAGGGGCCCGGTCTCGGCATCGAGGTCGACGAGGCCTATGTCATCGAGCGCGCCAAGGAGGGCCACCGCTGGCGCAACCCGATCTGGCGTCATGCCGACGGCAGCTTTGCCGAGTGGTAA
- a CDS encoding DoxX family protein: MARAIAIIVARIIFSFIFFMAAGFKFADIGATAGYITAAGFPMATFLAWVAAFFEIALALAFISGAFFTEASLLAGIYVVFLAFAFHGPSHWQQNQAEFGFFVDHFTFLAGLLFAAVHGPEKWALRHSFLGKL; the protein is encoded by the coding sequence ATGGCCAGAGCAATCGCAATCATCGTCGCCCGCATCATTTTCAGCTTCATCTTCTTCATGGCCGCCGGCTTCAAGTTCGCCGATATCGGCGCCACGGCCGGTTACATCACCGCTGCCGGCTTTCCGATGGCGACATTCCTCGCCTGGGTCGCAGCCTTTTTCGAGATCGCGCTGGCGCTCGCCTTTATCTCCGGCGCCTTCTTCACCGAGGCCAGTCTGCTGGCGGGCATCTACGTGGTCTTCCTTGCCTTCGCCTTCCATGGACCGTCCCATTGGCAGCAGAATCAGGCTGAGTTCGGCTTCTTCGTCGATCACTTCACCTTCCTCGCCGGACTGCTCTTTGCCGCCGTCCATGGACCGGAGAAGTGGGCATTGCGGCACAGCTTCCTTGGAAAGCTTTGA
- a CDS encoding SDR family oxidoreductase yields the protein MELKGKIALVTGAGSGIGKAAALRLAAEGARVAVLSRTASEVEKTCAEIKAAGGGSIALAADTSDEAQMRAAMEQLTTAFGDLDIVVANAGINGVWAPIDDLRPDEWDKTIAVNLRGTYLTLHLTVPYLKRRGGSIVVVSSINGTRTFTTPGATAYTATKAGQVAMVQQLALELGRHGIRVNAVCPGEIETNIGANTDSRHREETEVPVIWPQGDIPIAGGKAGKSEDVAETILFLASDRARHITGTPIWIDGGQGLLR from the coding sequence ATGGAGCTGAAGGGGAAGATCGCATTGGTGACGGGCGCCGGATCCGGCATCGGCAAGGCGGCCGCCTTGAGGCTCGCCGCCGAGGGAGCAAGGGTCGCCGTCTTGAGCCGCACTGCCAGCGAGGTCGAAAAGACTTGCGCCGAGATCAAGGCCGCCGGCGGCGGATCGATCGCACTGGCGGCCGATACCAGCGACGAAGCGCAAATGCGCGCCGCCATGGAGCAATTGACCACCGCCTTCGGCGACCTCGACATCGTTGTCGCCAATGCCGGCATCAACGGCGTCTGGGCGCCGATCGACGATCTGAGGCCGGATGAATGGGACAAGACCATCGCCGTCAATTTGCGCGGCACCTATCTGACCCTGCATCTGACAGTCCCGTATCTGAAGCGCCGCGGCGGGTCGATCGTCGTCGTCTCCTCGATCAACGGCACCCGCACCTTCACCACGCCGGGCGCCACCGCCTATACCGCAACCAAGGCCGGCCAGGTCGCCATGGTCCAGCAGCTCGCCCTCGAACTCGGCCGTCACGGCATCCGCGTCAATGCCGTCTGCCCCGGCGAGATCGAGACCAATATCGGCGCCAACACGGACAGCCGCCACCGCGAGGAGACGGAGGTGCCGGTCATCTGGCCGCAAGGGGATATCCCGATCGCCGGCGGTAAAGCGGGCAAGAGCGAGGACGTCGCCGAAACCATTCTCTTCCTCGCCTCCGACCGCGCCCGGCACATCACCGGGACGCCGATCTGGATCGACGGCGGCCAGGGGCTGCTGCGATAG
- a CDS encoding adenylate/guanylate cyclase domain-containing protein, whose translation MDYSDVSTIAAWITEQGLKGASEVELMTGFCAACRNAGLPLDRGLALMDTLHPVHEGRAFRWDSVEEVETEFEYGPTSSGEAASNWQRSAFYHLWSSNEREIRRRIGFGDPIDFTMLDTIAEAGHTDFVALMHRFTEAGTIGEMDCFFSHFATRHPQGFSDHDLAILRKLVPVLGLAIKCVALGRIARTIAEVYLGEDAARQVMEGKISRGKSERISAALWFSDLLNYTKISDRVPPEEIIPLLNDYSEVAISAIHEAGGNVLKLIGDGVLAIFKGEVPAETCRAALRAEALLREKLGKLNAARAADGRPTTDVYIGLHIGDVFYGNIGSQDRLDFTVIGPAVNEVSRIASMCRSVDLNLLISSDFVAAIPEEQRAAIACVGRYALRGVQRAQELYTLDGARLNT comes from the coding sequence ATGGATTATAGCGACGTCAGCACGATTGCAGCCTGGATCACGGAGCAGGGACTGAAGGGCGCTTCCGAAGTCGAACTCATGACCGGCTTTTGCGCAGCCTGCCGGAATGCCGGCCTGCCGCTCGACCGCGGCCTGGCGCTGATGGATACGCTGCACCCGGTGCATGAAGGCCGCGCCTTCCGCTGGGACAGCGTGGAGGAGGTCGAGACCGAATTCGAATATGGCCCGACGAGCTCGGGCGAGGCGGCGTCGAACTGGCAACGTTCGGCCTTCTATCATCTTTGGTCCAGCAATGAACGGGAGATCCGCCGGCGCATCGGCTTCGGCGATCCGATTGATTTCACCATGCTCGATACGATCGCTGAAGCCGGCCACACGGATTTCGTGGCGCTGATGCATCGTTTCACGGAGGCCGGCACGATCGGCGAAATGGATTGCTTCTTTTCGCATTTCGCAACCAGACACCCGCAAGGCTTTTCCGATCACGACCTCGCCATCCTGCGCAAGCTGGTGCCGGTGCTGGGGCTGGCGATCAAGTGCGTCGCGCTCGGACGCATCGCCCGCACCATTGCCGAGGTCTATCTCGGCGAGGATGCGGCGCGCCAGGTGATGGAAGGCAAGATCAGCCGCGGCAAATCGGAACGGATTTCGGCGGCGCTGTGGTTTTCCGATCTGTTGAACTACACCAAGATTTCCGATCGCGTGCCGCCGGAGGAAATCATCCCGCTGCTCAACGATTACAGCGAGGTGGCGATCTCGGCGATCCACGAGGCGGGCGGCAACGTGCTGAAGCTGATCGGCGACGGCGTGCTTGCCATCTTCAAAGGCGAGGTGCCGGCCGAGACCTGCCGCGCGGCGCTACGCGCCGAAGCGCTGCTGCGGGAAAAGCTTGGCAAGCTCAACGCTGCGCGCGCCGCCGATGGCCGGCCAACGACGGATGTCTATATCGGCCTGCATATCGGCGACGTCTTCTACGGCAATATCGGCAGTCAGGACCGGCTGGATTTCACGGTTATCGGCCCTGCCGTCAACGAGGTCAGCCGCATCGCCTCGATGTGCCGTTCAGTCGATCTCAACCTGCTGATCTCCTCCGATTTCGTCGCTGCGATACCGGAGGAGCAGCGCGCGGCAATCGCCTGCGTCGGGCGCTATGCATTGCGCGGCGTGCAGCGCGCGCAGGAACTCTATACGCTCGACGGTGCACGCCTCAACACCTGA
- a CDS encoding LacI family DNA-binding transcriptional regulator: MTHLFLVKDIAFQAGLSTATVDRVLNGRPGVRQQTEMRVKAAIAELEKQQAGAVASGRTLAIDIVMETPQRFSDAVRAAFEAEMAAFLPGVFRCRFHFAEVMKPAEMVQLLDRIRLRGSDGIVLKAPDVVEVAAAVARADSAGIPVVTLVTDLPNSARIAYAGADNRAAGETAAYLIGEVLGSRGGKVLVTLSSGRFRGEEEREIGFRRIIRAHYSDIGITEISEGHGSDAATGTLAAAALVADPAINAVYSIGGGNRAVLAAFDAASRPVRVFVAHDLDADNRALLAARRIGFVLHHDLRTDARSAFRAIAGRATSAGRAVPASLSSVEIVTPYNMPAAD, encoded by the coding sequence ATGACCCATCTCTTCCTTGTCAAGGATATCGCCTTTCAGGCGGGCCTCAGCACCGCGACTGTCGACCGGGTGCTGAACGGCCGGCCGGGTGTGCGTCAACAGACGGAAATGCGGGTGAAGGCGGCGATCGCCGAGTTGGAAAAGCAGCAGGCCGGGGCGGTGGCGAGCGGGCGAACGCTGGCGATCGATATCGTCATGGAGACGCCGCAGCGTTTCAGCGATGCGGTGCGTGCCGCCTTCGAGGCGGAAATGGCGGCTTTTCTGCCCGGCGTCTTTCGCTGCCGGTTCCATTTCGCTGAGGTGATGAAGCCGGCCGAGATGGTGCAGCTTCTCGACCGCATCCGGCTGCGCGGCAGTGATGGCATCGTGCTCAAGGCGCCAGATGTCGTTGAGGTGGCGGCCGCCGTCGCGCGGGCGGATTCGGCCGGCATTCCTGTGGTGACGCTGGTGACCGACCTACCGAATTCGGCGCGCATCGCCTATGCCGGCGCCGACAACCGGGCGGCGGGGGAGACCGCCGCCTATCTGATCGGCGAAGTGCTCGGCAGCCGCGGCGGCAAGGTGCTCGTGACGCTGTCGAGTGGGCGGTTTCGCGGCGAGGAGGAGCGCGAGATCGGCTTTCGCCGCATCATCCGCGCACACTATTCCGACATCGGCATCACCGAAATCAGCGAGGGCCACGGCAGCGATGCGGCGACGGGAACGCTTGCGGCGGCAGCCTTGGTGGCCGATCCCGCCATCAACGCCGTCTATTCGATCGGCGGCGGCAATCGGGCGGTGCTGGCGGCCTTCGATGCGGCCAGCCGGCCGGTCCGCGTCTTCGTCGCGCATGATCTCGACGCCGACAATCGGGCCTTGCTTGCCGCGCGCCGGATCGGCTTCGTGCTGCATCATGATCTCAGAACCGATGCGCGTTCGGCTTTCAGGGCGATCGCGGGTCGGGCGACGTCAGCGGGACGGGCGGTTCCGGCCTCGCTTTCTTCAGTCGAAATCGTCACGCCCTACAACATGCCCGCCGCCGATTGA
- a CDS encoding phytanoyl-CoA dioxygenase family protein: protein MKTDNPRKLRADRVWLSEDSCDLDDFRRLAEKTTALADYPTASAVEKNVLVYDSRKVTAATATPEDRRAVLAEICEAFGEGPGVVVFKHAYEDTGIIDRASAIFDAIIEEQHRTSTGGGDHFAKPGANDRIWNSLEKHCLADPTNFAEYYGNAIVALASQAWLGLSYQMTAQVNRVNPGGAAQSAHRDYHLGFQSSQVIEQFPAHVHRLSPVLTLQGAVAHCDMPLESGPTLFLPHSQTYVPGYLALKRQEFRDYFEANHIQLPLEKGDVVFFNPALFHAAGTNRSTDIKRVANLLQVSSAFGRAMETVNRERMSARLFPALKALHGRLSPDEIANAVAACAEGYSFPTNLDRDPPLGGLAPKTQAQLMHEALQEGWSDEAFTAALAEQARKKLS, encoded by the coding sequence ATGAAGACCGACAATCCGAGAAAATTGCGCGCCGACCGTGTCTGGCTGAGCGAAGACAGCTGCGATCTCGATGATTTTCGACGCCTGGCGGAAAAGACCACCGCGCTTGCCGATTATCCCACCGCGTCAGCAGTCGAAAAGAACGTGCTGGTCTATGACAGCCGCAAGGTGACGGCAGCAACCGCGACGCCGGAAGATCGGCGCGCCGTGCTGGCCGAAATCTGCGAGGCCTTCGGTGAAGGCCCTGGTGTCGTCGTATTCAAACACGCCTATGAAGATACCGGTATCATCGACCGCGCCAGCGCGATCTTCGATGCGATCATCGAGGAGCAGCATCGCACCTCGACCGGCGGCGGCGATCACTTTGCCAAGCCCGGCGCCAACGACCGCATCTGGAACTCGCTGGAGAAACATTGCCTCGCCGACCCAACGAATTTTGCCGAATATTACGGCAATGCCATTGTAGCCCTGGCAAGCCAAGCCTGGCTCGGCCTGAGTTACCAGATGACGGCGCAGGTCAACCGGGTCAATCCGGGCGGGGCGGCGCAGTCGGCCCATCGCGACTACCATCTCGGCTTCCAGTCGTCTCAGGTCATCGAGCAGTTTCCGGCGCATGTGCACCGCCTTTCGCCGGTGCTGACCCTGCAGGGCGCGGTCGCCCATTGCGACATGCCGCTCGAAAGCGGCCCGACGCTCTTCCTGCCGCACAGCCAGACCTATGTGCCCGGCTATCTCGCGCTCAAGCGTCAGGAGTTCCGGGATTATTTCGAGGCCAACCATATCCAGCTGCCGCTCGAAAAAGGCGACGTCGTCTTCTTCAATCCCGCCCTCTTCCACGCCGCCGGCACCAACCGCTCGACCGACATCAAGCGCGTCGCCAACCTGCTGCAGGTCTCCTCCGCCTTCGGCCGGGCAATGGAAACCGTCAACCGCGAGAGAATGAGCGCCAGGCTCTTTCCCGCCTTGAAAGCCCTGCACGGCAGGCTCTCGCCCGATGAAATCGCCAACGCCGTCGCCGCCTGCGCCGAAGGTTATTCCTTCCCGACCAATCTCGACCGCGACCCGCCGCTCGGCGGCCTGGCGCCGAAGACGCAGGCACAGTTGATGCATGAGGCGCTGCAGGAAGGCTGGAGCGACGAAGCCTTTACGGCAGCGCTTGCCGAGCAGGCGCGGAAGAAATTGAGCTGA
- a CDS encoding SDR family oxidoreductase — protein sequence MSTDHGRLDGKIAIVTGGTQGLGAAIAHLFAERGAEGIVICGRNEAKGKAKAAEISAATGAKVVYVRADLGKVEDAQNVVHACDEAFGRIDALVNAAAITDRGTILDTSPELFDAMFAVNVRAPFFLMQETVKVMRREKTEGTIVNIGSMSAKAGQPFIAAYCASKGALETLTKNTAYALLRNRIRVNGLNIGWMASEGEDRIQREFHNAPADWLEKAAASQPFGRLVDPHEVARACAYLSSAESGLMTGSVICFDQSIWGAYDGSPHPVVAL from the coding sequence ATGAGCACGGACCACGGCCGTCTCGACGGCAAGATCGCCATCGTCACCGGCGGCACGCAAGGATTGGGCGCCGCCATCGCCCATCTCTTCGCCGAACGCGGCGCGGAGGGCATCGTCATCTGCGGCCGCAACGAAGCCAAGGGCAAGGCGAAGGCGGCGGAGATTTCGGCCGCGACCGGCGCGAAGGTCGTCTACGTCAGAGCCGATCTCGGCAAGGTCGAGGATGCGCAGAATGTCGTCCACGCCTGTGACGAGGCCTTCGGCCGGATCGACGCGCTGGTCAATGCCGCCGCCATCACCGATCGCGGCACCATCCTCGACACCAGCCCCGAACTCTTCGACGCCATGTTCGCCGTCAATGTGCGCGCGCCGTTCTTCCTGATGCAGGAGACGGTGAAGGTCATGCGCCGCGAAAAGACCGAGGGCACGATCGTCAATATCGGCTCGATGTCGGCCAAGGCAGGCCAGCCCTTCATCGCCGCCTATTGCGCCTCCAAGGGGGCGCTGGAAACGCTGACGAAAAACACCGCCTATGCGCTATTGCGCAACCGTATCCGCGTCAACGGCCTGAATATCGGCTGGATGGCTTCCGAGGGTGAGGATCGGATCCAGCGCGAATTTCACAATGCACCCGCCGACTGGTTGGAGAAGGCGGCCGCAAGCCAGCCCTTCGGCCGGCTCGTCGATCCGCATGAGGTAGCGCGCGCCTGCGCCTATCTGTCGTCGGCCGAATCCGGGCTGATGACCGGCTCGGTCATCTGCTTCGACCAGTCGATCTGGGGCGCTTACGACGGCTCGCCGCATCCTGTCGTCGCCCTCTGA
- a CDS encoding SMP-30/gluconolactonase/LRE family protein: MAENPIYDIRDERFNALVIGNAALEELYSGCRWTEGPVWFSDLNCLLWSDIPNERMMRWTPDGTVSIFRSPSNYVNGNTRDRQGRLVSCEHGGRRVTRTEPDGTITILADSYKGKRLNSPNDVVVHSDGGIWFTDPTYGVLSDYEGHKAEPEQPTRNVYRIDPASGAIEAVIEDFIQPNGLAFSPDETKLYIADSGSAKHEVPCHIRVFDVVDGRRLTNSRYFCSLDAGHPDGFRFDVSGNLWTSAGDGVHCFSPDGTLLGKIKLPQTVSNLTFGGPKKNRLFITATRSVYSIYTKTNGVQYP; encoded by the coding sequence GTGGCCGAGAACCCAATTTATGACATCCGCGACGAACGCTTCAATGCTCTGGTCATCGGCAACGCCGCTCTCGAAGAGCTTTATTCCGGCTGCCGCTGGACGGAAGGCCCGGTCTGGTTTTCCGACCTCAACTGTCTTCTCTGGAGCGATATCCCGAACGAACGCATGATGCGCTGGACGCCGGATGGCACAGTTTCGATCTTCCGCTCGCCCTCCAACTACGTCAACGGCAACACCCGCGACCGGCAGGGCCGGCTGGTCTCCTGCGAACATGGCGGCCGCCGCGTCACCCGCACCGAACCGGACGGCACCATCACCATTCTCGCCGACAGCTACAAGGGCAAAAGGCTGAACTCGCCGAACGACGTCGTCGTGCATTCCGACGGTGGGATTTGGTTCACCGATCCGACCTACGGCGTCCTGTCGGATTACGAAGGCCACAAGGCCGAGCCCGAACAGCCGACCCGTAACGTCTACCGGATCGATCCTGCAAGCGGCGCGATCGAGGCCGTCATCGAGGATTTCATCCAGCCGAACGGCCTTGCCTTCTCGCCCGACGAGACGAAGCTTTACATCGCCGATTCCGGCTCGGCAAAACATGAGGTGCCCTGCCACATAAGAGTTTTCGACGTCGTCGACGGCAGGAGGCTTACAAACAGCCGCTATTTCTGCAGCCTCGATGCAGGCCACCCCGACGGTTTCCGCTTCGACGTCAGCGGCAATCTCTGGACGAGTGCCGGCGACGGCGTGCATTGCTTCTCACCCGACGGCACGCTGCTCGGCAAGATCAAGCTACCGCAGACCGTCTCCAACCTGACCTTCGGCGGCCCCAAGAAAAACCGGCTTTTCATCACCGCGACGCGTTCGGTCTATTCGATCTATACCAAGACCAACGGCGTCCAATATCCCTAG
- a CDS encoding glycoside hydrolase family 2 protein — protein MRSIVSFNEGWSFHEGFGQRLLESFDAAKSVSLPHTAVELPFNYFDEKSYQRAFTYQKVLRWLPEFEGREVSLVFDAAMADSVVYLNGEEIIAHKDGYTPFEARLTGKLVKGENLVTVKIDGSENPEIPPFGGRIDYLTYAGIYRDVWLKVTDPVSIRNLKIETTDVLAPEKSATIRVDIANPEGRSFSATVTATLKQADGAVIATAATETIGDRTRLSFGGLTGITLWDITDPTLYEVTIELRTEHGSDRVSTRFGFRTAEFTPEGFLLNGRPLKLRGLNRHQAFPYVGYAAGRSAQERDADIMKNVLKCNIVRTSHYPQSKWFLNRCDAIGLLVFEEIPGWQHIGDADWQKESIENVRRMIERDWNHPSIIIWGVRINESQDNHDFYAETNRLARELDSTRQTGGVRYITESELLEDVYTMNDFILGNEELPGANRPRTVLRGQQENTGLSAKVPYLITEFNGHMHPTKIYDQEQRQAEHVRRHLDVLNAAYGDPDISGAIGWCMFDYNTHKDFGSGDRICYHGVMDMFREPKFAAYAYISQCDPSEEIVMKPATFWARGERNIGGALPLIILTNCDEVELQYGGLSKRIGPDRENYPHLPHPPVVLDHRHFTADELGTWGLEWIDGTLTGYIGGEPVASLTLAADPLPTTLEIVADSSTLKARERDSTRVIIRALDQCGQRLPFMNDSISLKVHGPAKIVGPANVPLQGGTAGFWLEATGLVGEITVEAVSSRFPPVTLSVTAAA, from the coding sequence ATGCGTTCCATCGTTTCCTTCAACGAAGGCTGGAGTTTCCATGAGGGCTTCGGACAGCGCCTGCTCGAAAGCTTCGACGCCGCCAAGTCCGTCAGCCTGCCCCATACCGCCGTCGAACTGCCCTTCAACTATTTCGACGAGAAAAGCTATCAGCGCGCCTTCACCTACCAGAAGGTGCTGCGCTGGCTGCCGGAATTCGAAGGCCGCGAGGTGTCGCTCGTTTTCGACGCCGCCATGGCCGACAGCGTCGTCTATCTGAACGGCGAAGAAATCATCGCCCATAAGGATGGCTACACCCCCTTCGAAGCCCGCCTCACCGGCAAGCTCGTCAAGGGCGAGAACCTCGTGACCGTCAAGATCGACGGCAGCGAAAACCCCGAGATCCCGCCCTTCGGCGGCCGCATCGATTATCTGACCTATGCCGGCATTTACCGCGACGTCTGGCTGAAGGTCACCGACCCCGTCTCGATCCGCAATCTGAAGATCGAAACCACCGACGTGCTTGCCCCGGAAAAATCGGCGACCATCCGCGTCGATATCGCCAATCCCGAGGGCCGCAGCTTCTCGGCAACCGTCACCGCCACGCTGAAGCAGGCGGACGGCGCAGTGATCGCCACCGCGGCGACCGAAACGATCGGCGACCGCACCCGGCTTTCCTTCGGCGGCCTCACCGGCATCACCCTTTGGGACATCACCGATCCCACGCTCTACGAAGTCACCATCGAACTCCGGACCGAGCACGGCTCCGACCGTGTCTCCACCCGTTTCGGCTTCCGCACCGCCGAATTCACGCCGGAAGGTTTCCTGTTGAACGGCAGGCCGCTGAAGCTGCGCGGCCTCAATCGCCACCAGGCCTTCCCCTATGTCGGTTATGCCGCCGGCCGCTCCGCCCAGGAGCGCGACGCCGACATTATGAAGAACGTGCTGAAGTGCAATATCGTCCGCACCTCGCATTATCCGCAGTCGAAATGGTTCCTCAACCGCTGCGACGCGATCGGCCTGCTGGTCTTCGAAGAGATCCCCGGCTGGCAGCATATCGGCGATGCAGACTGGCAGAAGGAATCGATCGAAAACGTCCGCCGCATGATCGAGCGCGACTGGAACCACCCCTCGATCATCATCTGGGGCGTGCGCATCAACGAATCCCAGGATAATCACGATTTCTACGCCGAGACCAATCGCCTCGCCCGCGAGCTCGACAGCACCCGCCAGACCGGCGGCGTGCGTTATATCACCGAGAGCGAGCTGCTCGAAGACGTCTACACGATGAACGACTTCATCCTCGGCAACGAGGAACTACCGGGCGCCAACCGCCCGCGCACCGTGCTGCGCGGCCAGCAGGAAAATACCGGGCTTTCCGCCAAGGTGCCGTACCTCATCACCGAGTTCAACGGCCATATGCACCCGACCAAGATCTATGACCAGGAACAGCGCCAGGCCGAGCATGTGCGCCGTCACCTCGATGTGCTGAACGCCGCCTATGGCGATCCGGATATCTCGGGCGCCATCGGCTGGTGCATGTTCGATTACAACACCCACAAGGATTTCGGCTCCGGCGACCGCATCTGCTATCACGGCGTCATGGACATGTTCCGCGAGCCGAAATTCGCCGCCTATGCCTATATCAGCCAGTGTGATCCGTCCGAGGAGATCGTCATGAAGCCGGCGACCTTCTGGGCGCGCGGCGAGCGCAATATCGGCGGCGCGCTGCCGCTGATCATCCTGACCAATTGCGACGAGGTCGAACTGCAATATGGCGGGCTCAGCAAGCGCATTGGCCCGGACCGCGAGAATTATCCGCACCTGCCGCATCCGCCCGTCGTGCTCGATCATCGCCACTTCACTGCAGATGAGCTTGGCACCTGGGGCCTCGAATGGATCGACGGCACCTTGACCGGTTATATCGGCGGCGAGCCGGTGGCCAGCCTGACGCTGGCCGCCGATCCCTTGCCGACGACGCTGGAAATCGTCGCCGACAGCTCGACGCTGAAGGCCCGCGAACGCGACAGCACCCGCGTCATCATTCGCGCGCTCGACCAGTGCGGCCAGCGCCTGCCTTTCATGAACGACAGCATTTCGCTGAAGGTGCATGGGCCAGCAAAGATCGTCGGCCCGGCCAATGTGCCGCTGCAGGGCGGCACCGCCGGCTTCTGGCTGGAGGCGACGGGGCTGGTCGGTGAAATCACCGTCGAAGCGGTTTCCTCGCGTTTCCCCCCGGTGACCCTCAGCGTGACGGCGGCCGCCTAA